The proteins below come from a single Gemmatimonadetes bacterium SCN 70-22 genomic window:
- a CDS encoding deaminase, whose product MTTQYYTASSLDGFIATEDHSLEWLFPLATLETTSYPAFIAEVGAIAMGASTYEWLLKHHVKLGTESESPWPYSQPVWVFTSRQLPAPAGADIRFVRGSVAPVHAAMTAMAGSRNVWIVGGGDLAGQFLDASLLDELIVQIGSVTLGQGKALLPRRVLSPSLRLKSVHQFGEGMVELRYAVDAIPREGA is encoded by the coding sequence ATGACCACGCAGTACTACACCGCCTCCAGCCTGGATGGCTTCATCGCCACGGAAGACCATTCGCTCGAGTGGCTGTTTCCGTTGGCGACGCTCGAGACGACGAGCTATCCGGCCTTCATCGCGGAGGTCGGAGCCATCGCCATGGGGGCGTCGACGTACGAGTGGCTGTTGAAGCATCACGTGAAACTCGGGACCGAGAGTGAATCGCCCTGGCCCTATTCCCAGCCGGTCTGGGTGTTCACCAGTCGCCAGCTGCCGGCACCGGCTGGCGCGGACATTCGCTTCGTTCGAGGCAGCGTTGCCCCGGTCCATGCCGCGATGACCGCCATGGCTGGCTCCAGGAACGTCTGGATCGTGGGGGGAGGCGACCTCGCCGGCCAGTTCCTCGATGCATCCCTGCTGGACGAGTTGATTGTCCAGATCGGCTCCGTGACACTGGGACAGGGCAAGGCGCTTCTTCCGAGGCGCGTCCTCAGTCCATCATTGCGACTCAAGTCGGTGCACCAGTTCGGCGAGGGGATGGTCGAGCTGCGCTACGCGGTCGACGCGATTCCGCGGGAGGGCGCCTGA
- a CDS encoding AraC family transcriptional regulator: protein MRLPRVTQDPALLRRLLRAKDRMDAASHEAWPIRLLARVSGVSEGHFARSFKDAFGLPPHRYLLTRRIERATALLRDTDTSVTAIAFATGWGSLGTFGRIFRDVTGESPGEFRGRERATPDDRGSVPACILNAAHRPHLTIAVSEKRRQRPRAT from the coding sequence ATCCGCCTGCCACGCGTGACCCAGGACCCCGCCCTGCTGCGCCGCCTGCTGCGCGCCAAGGACCGGATGGATGCCGCGTCGCACGAGGCGTGGCCCATCCGGCTCCTCGCGCGCGTGAGTGGCGTGTCCGAGGGACACTTCGCGCGTTCCTTCAAGGACGCGTTCGGCCTCCCCCCGCACCGCTACCTGCTGACCCGGCGCATCGAGCGGGCCACGGCGCTGCTGCGTGACACCGACACGTCCGTCACCGCCATCGCGTTCGCGACGGGGTGGGGAAGCCTGGGGACGTTCGGTCGCATCTTCCGCGACGTCACCGGCGAGAGCCCGGGAGAATTCAGGGGGCGCGAACGCGCGACGCCCGACGATCGGGGAAGTGTGCCAGCGTGCATTCTCAACGCTGCCCATCGCCCACATCTCACCATCGCAGTTTCGGAGAAGCGACGCCAGCGGCCGCGCGCTACATAG
- a CDS encoding glyoxalase, translated as MSQGVQVVGLYVRDQDEARAFYVEKLGFQVHTDVRNGDYRWLTVQHPEQPSLQLGLFAPGPPVHDEATAQSLHAIVAKGAMPPLVMGVDDCRAAYQRMLALGVEFTQEPVDRYGTVDAGFRDPSGNGWKMIQARR; from the coding sequence ATGAGTCAAGGTGTGCAAGTGGTCGGCCTGTACGTGCGTGACCAGGACGAGGCACGCGCGTTCTACGTCGAGAAGCTCGGCTTCCAGGTCCATACCGACGTGCGCAACGGCGACTATCGCTGGCTCACGGTGCAGCACCCGGAGCAGCCGTCGTTGCAGCTTGGGCTGTTCGCGCCGGGGCCGCCGGTGCACGACGAGGCCACGGCGCAGTCGCTGCACGCCATCGTGGCCAAGGGCGCGATGCCGCCGCTGGTGATGGGCGTGGACGATTGCCGCGCGGCCTACCAACGGATGCTGGCCCTGGGCGTGGAGTTCACGCAGGAGCCGGTGGATCGCTACGGCACCGTCGACGCCGGATTCCGCGATCCCTCGGGGAACGGGTGGAAGATGATCCAGGCGCGCCGCTGA